From a region of the Equus przewalskii isolate Varuska chromosome 2, EquPr2, whole genome shotgun sequence genome:
- the OSCP1 gene encoding protein OSCP1 isoform X1, producing the protein MSVRTLPLLFLNLGGEMLYILDQRLRAQNVPGDKARKDEWTEADRGRVLNDIVSTMFNRKFMEELFKPQELYSKKALRTVYDRLAHASIIRLNQASMDKLYDLMTVAFKYQVLMCPRPKDVLLVTFNHLDAIKGLIRDSPAILNQVDETFQQLTEVYGGLSAGEFQLIRQTLLIFFQDLHIRVSIFLKDRVQNSNGRFVLPVSGPVPWGTEVPGLIRMFNSKGEEVKTVEFKHGGNYVAAPKEGSFELYGDRVLKLGTNMYSVNRPVETHMSGASKNLASQTQESIAPNPLAKEELNFLARLLGGMETKKPSDPEARFRLNLFATEEEEEQAALTRPEELSYEVINIQATQDQQRSEELARIMGEFEITDAPRQSASKGDDLLAMMDEL; encoded by the exons ATGTCGGTGCGGACGCTACCGCTGCTCTTCTTGAACTTGGGCGGGGAGATGCTTTACATCCTGGACCAGCGGCTGCGGGCCCAGAACGTCCCGGGAGACAAGGCCCGCAAAG ATGAGTGGACAGAGGCGGACAGAGGACGAG TTCTGAATGACATCGTCTCAACCATGTTCAATCGGAAGTTTATGGAGGAATTGTTCAAACCCCAGGAGCTCTACTCCAAGAAGGCCCTGAGGACTGTCTACGACCGCCTGGCTCATGCCTCCATCATAAGACTGAACCAGGCCAGCATGGACAAG CTCTATGACCTGATGACTGTGGCTTTCAAATATCAAGTCTTGATGTGTCCCCGTCCCAAGGATGTGTTGCTGGTCACGTTCAATCATTTAGATGCCATCAAGGGGCTCATCCGAGACTCCCCAGCCATCCTGAATCAGGTCGATGAGACTTTCCAGCAGCTGACTGAG GTATATGGGGGTCTCTCTGCGGGGGAGTTCCAGCTGATCCGGCAGACACTCCTCATCTTCTTCCAGGATCTGCACATCCGG GTGTCCATATTTCTAAAGGACAGAGTTCAGAATTCTAATGGTCGCTTTGTGTTGCCCGTGTCCGGGCCTGTTCCCTGGGGAACTGAAGTTCCAGGACTCATCAG AATGTTCAACAGCAAAGGCGAGGAAGTGAAGACTGTAGAATTCAAGCACGGCGGAAACTATGTCGCTGCACCAAAAGAAGGTTCTTTCGAACTTTATGGAGACCGAGTCCTGAAACTGGGAACTAACAT GTACAGTGTGAACCGGCCTGTGGAAACCCATATGTCTGGAGCATCAAAGAACTTAGCTTCACAGACACAG GAAAGCATTGCTCCAAACCCACTTGCTAAAGAAGAGCTGAATTTCTTGGCCAGGCTGCTGGGAGGGATGGAGACTAAGAAACCCAGTGACCCTGAGGCGAGATTCCGGCTGAATCTCTTCGCcactgaggaagaggagga GCAAGCAGCGCTCACCAGGCCAGAAGAGTTATCCTATGAAGTTATCAACATACAAGCTACCCAG GACCAGCAGAGGAGTGAAGAGCTGGCTCGGATCATGGGGGAGTTTGAGATCACGGACGCGCCGAGGCAGAGCGCCAGCAAGGGGGACGATTTGCTTGCCATGATGGATGAGTTATAG
- the OSCP1 gene encoding protein OSCP1 isoform X2 produces the protein MSVRTLPLLFLNLGGEMLYILDQRLRAQNVPGDKARKVLNDIVSTMFNRKFMEELFKPQELYSKKALRTVYDRLAHASIIRLNQASMDKLYDLMTVAFKYQVLMCPRPKDVLLVTFNHLDAIKGLIRDSPAILNQVDETFQQLTEVYGGLSAGEFQLIRQTLLIFFQDLHIRVSIFLKDRVQNSNGRFVLPVSGPVPWGTEVPGLIRMFNSKGEEVKTVEFKHGGNYVAAPKEGSFELYGDRVLKLGTNMYSVNRPVETHMSGASKNLASQTQESIAPNPLAKEELNFLARLLGGMETKKPSDPEARFRLNLFATEEEEEQAALTRPEELSYEVINIQATQDQQRSEELARIMGEFEITDAPRQSASKGDDLLAMMDEL, from the exons ATGTCGGTGCGGACGCTACCGCTGCTCTTCTTGAACTTGGGCGGGGAGATGCTTTACATCCTGGACCAGCGGCTGCGGGCCCAGAACGTCCCGGGAGACAAGGCCCGCAAAG TTCTGAATGACATCGTCTCAACCATGTTCAATCGGAAGTTTATGGAGGAATTGTTCAAACCCCAGGAGCTCTACTCCAAGAAGGCCCTGAGGACTGTCTACGACCGCCTGGCTCATGCCTCCATCATAAGACTGAACCAGGCCAGCATGGACAAG CTCTATGACCTGATGACTGTGGCTTTCAAATATCAAGTCTTGATGTGTCCCCGTCCCAAGGATGTGTTGCTGGTCACGTTCAATCATTTAGATGCCATCAAGGGGCTCATCCGAGACTCCCCAGCCATCCTGAATCAGGTCGATGAGACTTTCCAGCAGCTGACTGAG GTATATGGGGGTCTCTCTGCGGGGGAGTTCCAGCTGATCCGGCAGACACTCCTCATCTTCTTCCAGGATCTGCACATCCGG GTGTCCATATTTCTAAAGGACAGAGTTCAGAATTCTAATGGTCGCTTTGTGTTGCCCGTGTCCGGGCCTGTTCCCTGGGGAACTGAAGTTCCAGGACTCATCAG AATGTTCAACAGCAAAGGCGAGGAAGTGAAGACTGTAGAATTCAAGCACGGCGGAAACTATGTCGCTGCACCAAAAGAAGGTTCTTTCGAACTTTATGGAGACCGAGTCCTGAAACTGGGAACTAACAT GTACAGTGTGAACCGGCCTGTGGAAACCCATATGTCTGGAGCATCAAAGAACTTAGCTTCACAGACACAG GAAAGCATTGCTCCAAACCCACTTGCTAAAGAAGAGCTGAATTTCTTGGCCAGGCTGCTGGGAGGGATGGAGACTAAGAAACCCAGTGACCCTGAGGCGAGATTCCGGCTGAATCTCTTCGCcactgaggaagaggagga GCAAGCAGCGCTCACCAGGCCAGAAGAGTTATCCTATGAAGTTATCAACATACAAGCTACCCAG GACCAGCAGAGGAGTGAAGAGCTGGCTCGGATCATGGGGGAGTTTGAGATCACGGACGCGCCGAGGCAGAGCGCCAGCAAGGGGGACGATTTGCTTGCCATGATGGATGAGTTATAG